The Streptomyces sp. NBC_00659 genomic interval GTCCGCTCCCGTTCCGGGCGCAGGGACGAGGCTGTGCGCAGGGACGAGGCCGTGCGCGGCAGTGCCGTCGGAGGACCGCCGATGAGCTCCGGCGACGGAGAGTCGCTCGCCGTCATGGTCTTCCTCGGCTTCGTCGCCGTGTCCCTGCTGTTGTGCGGCCTGGCGGCTGCCGATCTGGACGACCCCGAGCACTTCTACGCGGGCGGCGGCGCGGCCTTCGGGCCGGTCGGAGGCGGGCTGGCCATCGCCGGTGACTACATCTCCGCGGCCACCCTGCTCAGTACCACCGGCGCGGTAGCCCTCGACGGGGCGGACGGCATCCTGTTCGCCTGCGCCACCGTCGTCTCGCTCTATCTGATGATGCGATTCCTGGGTGAACCCCTGCGCAGGAAAGGGGTGTTCACCCTGGGGGACTTCGTCGCCGACCGCCTCGGCGCTCCCTCCGTGCGCCGGGCGCTCGGCGTCGCCTCTCTCGTCGTCCTCACCCCGCTGCTCCTGGTGCAGCTCTCCACCGCCGGACGCATCATGGCGGCCATGTTCGGGCTCCCGGACGGCGCGCTCACCGGATGCACCGTCGCCGGAGGAGCCCTGATGGTCTGTTACGCCGCGTTCGGCGGGATGCGCGGCGTCGGGTACGTACAGATCCTGAAGGTCGGTGTGGTGCTCATCGCCATGCTGCTGCTGGCCGGGGTCGTTCTCGCCCGGTACGGATGGTCGCCGCCGGCCCTGTTCGGTGCCGCCCGGGAGCATTCCGGAGCGGGCGCCGCCTACGCGCGCCCCGGACTCCACTTCGGCCACTCCGTCGCCGGGCGCCTCGACCTGATCGGCTTCGAGGCAACCCTCCTGGTCGGAGCCGCCTGTCTGCCGCACATCACCATGCGGCTGCACCCGGTCCGGGACGCCCGCACCGCGAGGCGTGCCGTCGGCTGGGCGGTCGGCCCGGTGGCGGTGGTGTGCGCCGCGGTCGTGGTGGCCGGGCTGGGTGCCTGCGCCCTGATGGGCCGGGGCCCGGTGCGGGCCGCCGACCCCGGGGGAGCGACCGCCCTGCTGATGGTGACGGGCGCGCTCGACCCGGTCGCCGGGGGCGCCCGGCACAGCATGCTGTTCGCGATCGTCGCCTGCGCCGTCTTCGCGACCACCCTCGCGGCCGTCGCGGGCATCACGCTGGCGGCCGCCTCCAGTCTCGCCCGTGACTTCGGCGGGCGGCCCGCGCACGGGGGCGGGGGCCGTTCGCCCGCCGGGGAGATCCGGCGGGCACGGCTGGGGATCGTCCTGGTCGGAGCGGTCGCCGTCGTCGTGTCGGCGGCCCTCGGGGACCGCGGCAGACTCACGCTGATCTCCTTGTCGTTCACCGTCGCGGCCTCGGTGCTCGCCCCGGTTCTGCTGTACGCGCTCTTCCTGCCCGGTCACTCCGCCACCGGGGCGCGCTGGACCGTCTACGGGACCCTTCCCCTCATCGTGCTGCTGCTCGCGGGATCCCCCGCGGTGTCGGGCACCCCGTTCGCGGTCTTCCCCGATCACGACGTCCGCTGGTTCCCGCTCCAGACACCGGGGCTCGTCACCGTTCCGGCCGGCTTCCTCCTCGGGCTCGTCGGCCGCACGCCCACGCGCACCCGCGCTCTTCGGACCTCCTGGCCTCGGTCCTCAACCGCCGTGGGCGCGGGACCTCTTGACGGAGTTGGTGCAGACCTTTAGCGTCACGGCACATGAGGTTCACAGGTGAACTCGATGTTCATCCATGTGAACCTCGCCTTTCCCCACCGTCTGCTCCATCCGACCAGACGAAAGGCCCTGACCGTCATGGTGAACAAGCGACCACATACCCGAACCCCCTCCCTCCTTGCCGGACGTGCCGCGCCTCGGCTCCTGACGACGGCCACCGTCGCGGGCGTCGTCGCCGCGGTCACCGTCCTGGGCACGTCCAGCGCCGGCGCCGCCGACCCGAACGTCGCGCCCGGTGGCAACTTCGACCTGTCGGTGTGGCAACTCCAGGAGCCCGTGGGCTCCCCGGGCTCGCCCACCACCATCTCCTCCGCCCGGCTGCAGGGCGCGAACGGCTACCAGGACGCGTACTTCTCCACCGACACCCGCGACGGCGCGATGACCTTCTGGGCGCCCGAGAAGGGCGTCACGACGCCGAACTCCCACTACGCCCGCTCCGAACTGCGGGAGATGAACCGCAGCGGCAGCGCGGCGAACTGGTCGCTCAGCGGCAGTCACCGGCTGAGCGCGACACTTCGGGTGGTGTCGGTCACCTCCAACGTGTGCGTCGGCCAGATCCACCTCGGCTCCGGCGGATCGTCCACCAAACCGCTGGTGGAGCTGTACTACCGCGCGAGCGGTGACATCGTCGTCGGCACCGAGAACTCGCCCTCGGGCGGCCAGACGACCCACACGGTCGGACACGTGGCGGTCGGCAAGACGTGGACGTACACGATCGCCGTCTCCGGAGGCGACACCATCGACCTGACCGTCAACGGCAGCACCACGCACTACGCGATCCCGTCGTCGTTCTTCCCCTACAAGCAGTACTTCAAGGCCGGCTCGTACAACCAGTCGTCCTCCGAGAGCACCACGAAGGGGGCGAGGGTCGCCTTCTACGGCCTGAAGGTCTCGCACGGCTGAGGGGCGTCGGACACGGCAAGGGGGTGAGCCCGGCGCGATGCCGGGCTCACCCCCTTGCCGTGGGGACATCCGCTCAGAGCGACGTCATCACGTGCTTGATCCGGGTGTAGTCCTCGAAGCCGTAGGCGGAGAGGTCCTTGCCGTAGCCGGACTGCTTGAACCCGCCGTGCGGCATCTCGGCGACGAGTGCCATGTGGGTGTTGATCCACACACAGCCGAAGTCGAGCCTCTTCGACATCCGCATCGCCCGCGCGTGGTCCTTGGTCCACACCGAGGAGGCCAGCGCGTAGTCCACGCCGTTGGCGTATGCGACGGCCTGGTCCTCGTCACTGAACGACTGGACGGTCATGACCGGGCCGAAGACCTCGTTCTGGACGATCTCGTCGTCCTGCCGCAGACCCGAGACCACGGTCGGGGCGTAGAAGTAGCCCTTGTCGCCGACCCGGTGGCCGCCGGCCTCGACCTTCGCGTGCTCGGGCAGCCGCTCGATGAAGCCGCTGACCTGGGCGAGCTGGTTCGCGTTGTTGAGCGGCCCGTAGAGCACGTCCTCGTCGTCCGGCTGCCCGGTCTTCGTCCCGGCAGCGGCCTCGGCGAGGGCGGCGACGAACTCGTCGTGCACCGACGCGTGGACCAGGACGCGGGTGGCCGCCGTGCAGTCCTGACCGGCGTTGAAGAAGCCGCCGACCACCAGGTCCTCGACCGCCTTCGCCAGGTCGGCGTCCTCGAAGACCACGGCCGGGGCCTTGCCGCCGAGCTCCAGGTGGACCCGCTTGACGTCCTTGGCCGCGCTCTGGGCGACCTGGATGCCGGCGCGCACCGAGCCGGTGATGGAGGCCATCGCCGGGGTCGGGTGCTCCACCATCAGCCGGCCGGTCTCGCGGTCGCCGCAGACCACGTTGAAGATCCCCCGGGGCAGGCCGAGCTCCTCCAGGACACCGCCGATGATCTCCGCGATCAGCACCGTGGAGGCCGGAGTGGTGTCCGAGGGCTTGAGCACCACCGCGTTGCCCGCCGCGAGGGCCGGGGCGAACTTCCACACCGCCATCAGCAGGGGGTAGTTCCACGGCGCGACCTGGGCGCACACGCCGACCGGCTCGCGGCGGACGATCGAGGTCATGCCCTCCATGTACTCGCCGGCCGAGCGGCCCTCCAGCATCCGTGCCGCGCCCGCGAAGAAGCGGACCTGGTCGATCGCCGGGGCGAGTTCCTCGCTGAGGGTGAGGTGCAGCGGCTTGCCGGTGTCGCGGCTCTCCGCGGCGACCAGTTCCCCGGCCCGCGCCTCCATCGCGTCGGCGATCTTCAGCAGCGCGCGCTGCCGCACGGACGGTGTCGCGTCGCGCCAGACGGGGAACGCCGCGGCCGCCGCCGCCATCGCCGCGTCGACATCGGCCGCCCCGGACAGCGGGGAGGTCGCGTAGACGTCACCGGTGGTCGGGTCCACCACATCGAGAGTCCGGCCGTCGGCGGCATCCGCGAACGTACCGTCGATGTAGTTGCGGAACGTGCTGCTCATGGAACGTCTCTCCTGGTCAGGCGGTGGTACGGGGGGACAGGTGCTCGTGTACGGCGAGCCAGGCGCCGTCCGCGGAGCGGGCGAAGACGATGGTCTCCCGCTCGTGCACCGTCTCCTCGCCGGCGTTGGTGGCGACGCGGGTCTCCACGTCATGGCTGAAGACAGCCGTGTCACCGAAGGGCTGGACGAGCTGTGCCGACGAGGTGCAGCCGAGGACGCGGAAACCGTCCTGCTCCACCCACCGCCGCCACAGGTCGCGGTACTCGGCCGTGGAGCCGAGACGCCCCGGCGTGGTGTGGAAGACGAACGTCGCGTCCGGTGCGAAGGCACCGAAGTAGTCGTCGAGGCGGCCCTCGGCGAAGGCGGCGACGAGCGCGTCCGCGGCGGCCCGGACTTCCTGCACGGTGGTGGTGCTCATGCACGGCTCCTGGTCAGGGGCGCCCGGCGGTCAGGGCCGGGCGCCCAGTCGGGGATGTCGGTGACGGTGAGGACTCAGACGGCCGCGGCGGGCTCGGGGGTCTTCTCCTCGGTGCCACCGGTGATCGGCGCGATGTCGGCGTCGGACGCCCCGACGAAGCGGGGTCCGTCGGGCCCGTACACGGCGCGCGGCTCGGGGAACAGGGCAAGTGCGGCGAGGTAGAGCACGACCGCCAGACCGAGGCCGACCGGCAGCGAGATGTCCGCGCCGTTCGCGAGGTTGCCCAGCGGACCGACGAACTGGCCCGGCAGATTGGTGAAGAGGAGGGCCACGACGGCGCTGACGAGCCACGTGCCCATGCCGCGCCAGTTCCAGCCGTGCGCGAACCAGTAGCGGCCACCGCGCTGACGCCGGTTGAAGACCTGCAGTGCCTCGGCGTCGTACCAGCCGCGCCGTGTGACGTAGCCGAGCGCCATGACGACCATCCACGGCGCGGTGCAGGTGATGATCAGCGTGGCGAAGGTGGAGATGGACTGCGTGAGGTTGAGCGCGAAGCGGCCGAGGAAGATGAACCCGATGGACAGGACACCGATGAAGAAGGTGGCCTGGACACGGTTGAAGCGCGGGAAGACGCTGGCGAAGTCCAGCCCCGTTCCGTAGAGGGACGTCGTGCCGGTCGACAGGCCACCGATCAGGGCGATCAGGCAGAGCGGCAGGAAGTACCAGCCGGGGGAGATGGCCAGCAGTCCGCCCACGTAGTTCGGGGCGGCCGGGTCGACGTACTTCGCGGCCTTCGTCGCGATGATCGACGCCGTGGCCAGGCCGAAGACGAAGGGCAGCAGGGTGGCGATCTGGGCGAGGAACGCGGCGCCCATCACCCGGCGGCGCGGGGTGTTCGCGGGGATGTAGCGGGACCAGTCACCGAGGAACGCGCCGAAGGAGACCGGGTTGGAGAGCACGATCAGCGCGGCGCCGATGAACGACGGCCAGAACAGCGGGTCGGCGGTCGAGGCGAAGGCACCCGCGTATCCGGGGTCGAAGTCACCGGCGAAGGCGAAGGCGCCGAGCACGAAGAGGGCCGAGGCCGCCAGCACCGCGATCTTGTTGACCAGCAGCATGAAGCGGAAGCCGTAGATGCAGACGACGAGCACGAGTCCGCCGAAGATCGCGTACGCGATGCCGTAGGTGACGTCCGACTCGGGGACGTTCACGAGCCGGTGCGCGCCGCCGACGAGCGCGTCTCCCGAGGACCACACCGAGATCGAGAAGAACGCGATGGCGGTGAGCAGGGAGAGGAAGGACCCGACGACCCGGCCGTGCACGCCCAGGTGCGCCGAGGAGGAGACGGCGTTGTTCGTGCCGTTGGCGGGGCCGAACAGCGACATCGGGGCCAGCAGCAGCGCACCCGCGACCAGTCCGAGGACGGTCGCCGCGAGCCCCTGCCAGAAGGAGAGCCCGAAGAGGATGGGGAACGCGCCCAGTACACAGGTCGCGAAGGTGTTGGCGCCGCCGAAGGCGAGCCGGAACAGGTCGATCGGCCGGGCCGTGCGGTCCTCGTCCGGGATTCGCTCGACGCCGTATGTCTCGATTTCGGTGACCGAGCTCGTCACGGGCCCTCCAGTGTCCGTTAGTGCACCGTTCAATCGGTGGCATCCACAGTGTGCGGCCCCCCGTGACCTGCGGCAATGGTCTCCATCACAGATGCGTACGATGTCATTTGTGGCCAGCAACAAACTCACCATCCGGGACCTGCTCGCCTCTCCGGCGCTCCAGCTCTCGCTGAAGGCCGGCGGCGGTCTGGAACGGTCGGTCTCCTGGGCGCACGCCAGCGAGCTCGTCGACCCCACGCCCTGGCTCCTGGGAGCCGAGCTGATCATGACCGCGGGCCTGGCGATCCCCCGTACCGCGGCGGAACAGCGCGCCTATCTGGAGCGGCTGGACGACGCCGGGGCGTCCGGGCTCGCGCTCTCGGCGCAGCTGCACATGCCACCGCTGCACGACGCGTTCTTCCAGGCCGCGCGGGAGCGGGACTTCCCGGTCCTCGAAGTGCCGCTCGCCGTTCCCTTCATCGCCGTCGCCCAGGAAGTCGCGGCCTCGGCCCAGGAGGAGGCGCGGCACCGGCTGGGCGCGCAGCTCCAGGTCTTCGGCGCGCTGCGCTGGCTGGTCACGGAGGATCTCGACACACCGACACTCCTGCGCCGTCTGGAAGGCCTGTCGGGCTACGACGTCTTCCTCTGCACTCCTCAGGGGCGCCCGCTCCTGCCCGGGGTCCCGGTGCCCGACCCGGCCGTCCTGCCGGCGTCCGTCGACGCCCCGCCGACCATCCCCGGCGGATTCGTCCTCCCGGTGCCCGCGCCCGGCGGCCCGGCGGGCTTCCTCGTCGCGTACGAGCGTGAGGGCGCCCGGCCCGCGGGGCTCGCCGTCGTCCAGCACATCGCCACCGTCGCGGCGCTGCGGCTGGCGATGGTGCGCAACGAGCGCGAGACACTGCGCCGCGAGGGAGCGGAGACGTTCGCCGAACTGCTTCAGGAGGTGCTCGACCCGGAGGCGGCACGGCGTCGGCTCGCCCGGCACGCGATCGAGGGCGACACCGTGCTGCTGATCGTGCGCCGCACCACCGACGAGGCGCTGCTGCGCTTCCTGGAGGACCGGCCCCATCTGCTGCTGACCCGGGGCGAGGACCGCTATGTCCTCGGGGCGCCGGAGCTGGCGGCGGCCGTCGGTGAGCTGCCCGGCGTGGCAGCCGGGGCCAGCCGCCCCTTCCTGCCGGGGGACGCGCTGAAGGTCGCGCAGCGCGAGGCTCTGTGGGCGGTGTCCAAGGCCGTCGAGTCGGGCCGTGCCGTCGTCCACTACGGCGACGACGGGGCGGGCCGGTGGCTGCCCGACGATCCCGTCGTCCTGGCGGCACTGGTGGAGCACGTGCTCGGCGGCGTGCTGCGTTACGACGAGAGTCACGACTCGCGGTTGCTTGTCTCGGCCCGCACCTGGATGGAGCGCGACCGTCGCACCGAGACGGCGGCCGCGGCACTTCACATCCACCCCAACACCCTCGCCTACCGGCTGCGCCGCTTCGGCGCGCTCACCGACCGTGATCTGACGTCGACGGCGGCTCTGGCCGAGGTCTGGCTGGCGATCCAGGCGGCGGGAGCGCTGGGCCTGACCGACTGAGCCGGGCCGGGAGTACGCCCTGACTTGCCCGTCCGGGTCCTACCTGCCCGATTCCTACCTGCCCGACGGGGCACGGATCACCCCTCGCGCCGGGCGACCGCCTCGACCAGTCGCACGATGTCGGCGAGATCGGCCTCGAACTCGGCGGTGAGGTCGAGGGGAAGATCCAGCCACGGCCCGAGCGCGCTGTGACCGGGGAGTTCACTGTCCGGAAGATGACCCCGGCGGCTGCGCGGGTCGCTGTCGCCCGGAGTGAACCGGCCCGCGGCCTCGGAGGCGGCGAAGCCGATGACGAAGGTGCTGATCAGGCGTTCCAGCCGGGGCACCTGGGGCTCGGGGACCCCGGCCTCGATGAGCGCCGTGTAGATGATGTCCACCGCCCGCGCCCCGTCCCCGGTGACGGCGGGGCGTGAGGTGAGCAGGTTCGCGGCCCAGGGGTGCCGCTGGGCCACCTCACGTGCGGCGTGCGCCAGGGCGGTGAGTCGCTCCTCCCACGTCCGCTCTCCGGCCCGGCCGGATGACGCGATCGCGGCGAGCAGACGTTCGACCATGCCGTCCAGCAGCGCCGACTTGTCCTTGACGTGCCGGTACAGCGCCATCGGCGTCACCCCGACGCGATCGGCGAGGGCGCGCATCGAGACGGCGTCGAGCCC includes:
- a CDS encoding sodium/solute symporter — its product is MSSGDGESLAVMVFLGFVAVSLLLCGLAAADLDDPEHFYAGGGAAFGPVGGGLAIAGDYISAATLLSTTGAVALDGADGILFACATVVSLYLMMRFLGEPLRRKGVFTLGDFVADRLGAPSVRRALGVASLVVLTPLLLVQLSTAGRIMAAMFGLPDGALTGCTVAGGALMVCYAAFGGMRGVGYVQILKVGVVLIAMLLLAGVVLARYGWSPPALFGAAREHSGAGAAYARPGLHFGHSVAGRLDLIGFEATLLVGAACLPHITMRLHPVRDARTARRAVGWAVGPVAVVCAAVVVAGLGACALMGRGPVRAADPGGATALLMVTGALDPVAGGARHSMLFAIVACAVFATTLAAVAGITLAAASSLARDFGGRPAHGGGGRSPAGEIRRARLGIVLVGAVAVVVSAALGDRGRLTLISLSFTVAASVLAPVLLYALFLPGHSATGARWTVYGTLPLIVLLLAGSPAVSGTPFAVFPDHDVRWFPLQTPGLVTVPAGFLLGLVGRTPTRTRALRTSWPRSSTAVGAGPLDGVGADL
- a CDS encoding polysaccharide lyase family 7 protein, whose product is MFIHVNLAFPHRLLHPTRRKALTVMVNKRPHTRTPSLLAGRAAPRLLTTATVAGVVAAVTVLGTSSAGAADPNVAPGGNFDLSVWQLQEPVGSPGSPTTISSARLQGANGYQDAYFSTDTRDGAMTFWAPEKGVTTPNSHYARSELREMNRSGSAANWSLSGSHRLSATLRVVSVTSNVCVGQIHLGSGGSSTKPLVELYYRASGDIVVGTENSPSGGQTTHTVGHVAVGKTWTYTIAVSGGDTIDLTVNGSTTHYAIPSSFFPYKQYFKAGSYNQSSSESTTKGARVAFYGLKVSHG
- a CDS encoding gamma-aminobutyraldehyde dehydrogenase — its product is MSSTFRNYIDGTFADAADGRTLDVVDPTTGDVYATSPLSGAADVDAAMAAAAAAFPVWRDATPSVRQRALLKIADAMEARAGELVAAESRDTGKPLHLTLSEELAPAIDQVRFFAGAARMLEGRSAGEYMEGMTSIVRREPVGVCAQVAPWNYPLLMAVWKFAPALAAGNAVVLKPSDTTPASTVLIAEIIGGVLEELGLPRGIFNVVCGDRETGRLMVEHPTPAMASITGSVRAGIQVAQSAAKDVKRVHLELGGKAPAVVFEDADLAKAVEDLVVGGFFNAGQDCTAATRVLVHASVHDEFVAALAEAAAGTKTGQPDDEDVLYGPLNNANQLAQVSGFIERLPEHAKVEAGGHRVGDKGYFYAPTVVSGLRQDDEIVQNEVFGPVMTVQSFSDEDQAVAYANGVDYALASSVWTKDHARAMRMSKRLDFGCVWINTHMALVAEMPHGGFKQSGYGKDLSAYGFEDYTRIKHVMTSL
- a CDS encoding YybH family protein, encoding MSTTTVQEVRAAADALVAAFAEGRLDDYFGAFAPDATFVFHTTPGRLGSTAEYRDLWRRWVEQDGFRVLGCTSSAQLVQPFGDTAVFSHDVETRVATNAGEETVHERETIVFARSADGAWLAVHEHLSPRTTA
- a CDS encoding purine-cytosine permease family protein: MTSSVTEIETYGVERIPDEDRTARPIDLFRLAFGGANTFATCVLGAFPILFGLSFWQGLAATVLGLVAGALLLAPMSLFGPANGTNNAVSSSAHLGVHGRVVGSFLSLLTAIAFFSISVWSSGDALVGGAHRLVNVPESDVTYGIAYAIFGGLVLVVCIYGFRFMLLVNKIAVLAASALFVLGAFAFAGDFDPGYAGAFASTADPLFWPSFIGAALIVLSNPVSFGAFLGDWSRYIPANTPRRRVMGAAFLAQIATLLPFVFGLATASIIATKAAKYVDPAAPNYVGGLLAISPGWYFLPLCLIALIGGLSTGTTSLYGTGLDFASVFPRFNRVQATFFIGVLSIGFIFLGRFALNLTQSISTFATLIITCTAPWMVVMALGYVTRRGWYDAEALQVFNRRQRGGRYWFAHGWNWRGMGTWLVSAVVALLFTNLPGQFVGPLGNLANGADISLPVGLGLAVVLYLAALALFPEPRAVYGPDGPRFVGASDADIAPITGGTEEKTPEPAAAV
- a CDS encoding PucR family transcriptional regulator, with the protein product MSFVASNKLTIRDLLASPALQLSLKAGGGLERSVSWAHASELVDPTPWLLGAELIMTAGLAIPRTAAEQRAYLERLDDAGASGLALSAQLHMPPLHDAFFQAARERDFPVLEVPLAVPFIAVAQEVAASAQEEARHRLGAQLQVFGALRWLVTEDLDTPTLLRRLEGLSGYDVFLCTPQGRPLLPGVPVPDPAVLPASVDAPPTIPGGFVLPVPAPGGPAGFLVAYEREGARPAGLAVVQHIATVAALRLAMVRNERETLRREGAETFAELLQEVLDPEAARRRLARHAIEGDTVLLIVRRTTDEALLRFLEDRPHLLLTRGEDRYVLGAPELAAAVGELPGVAAGASRPFLPGDALKVAQREALWAVSKAVESGRAVVHYGDDGAGRWLPDDPVVLAALVEHVLGGVLRYDESHDSRLLVSARTWMERDRRTETAAAALHIHPNTLAYRLRRFGALTDRDLTSTAALAEVWLAIQAAGALGLTD
- a CDS encoding TetR/AcrR family transcriptional regulator, with translation MSGRREEILDAAVAIADEHGLDAVSMRALADRVGVTPMALYRHVKDKSALLDGMVERLLAAIASSGRAGERTWEERLTALAHAAREVAQRHPWAANLLTSRPAVTGDGARAVDIIYTALIEAGVPEPQVPRLERLISTFVIGFAASEAAGRFTPGDSDPRSRRGHLPDSELPGHSALGPWLDLPLDLTAEFEADLADIVRLVEAVARREG